The following are encoded together in the Bos javanicus breed banteng chromosome X, ARS-OSU_banteng_1.0, whole genome shotgun sequence genome:
- the EIF1AX gene encoding eukaryotic translation initiation factor 1A, X-chromosomal, with the protein MPKNKGKGGKNRRRGKNENESEKRELVFKEDGQEYAQVIKMLGNGRLEAMCFDGVKRLCHIRGKLRKKVWINTSDIILVGLRDYQDNKADVILKYNADEARSLKAYGELPEHAKINETDTFGPGDDDEIQFDDIGDDDEDIDDI; encoded by the exons ATGCCTAAGAATAAAG GTAAAGGAGGTAAAAACAGACGCAGAGGCAAGAATGAGAATGAATCTGAAAAGAGAGAGCTGGTGTTCAAAGAAGATGGGCAAG AGTATGCCCAAGTAATCAAAATGTTGGGAAACGGAAGATTGGAAGCGATGTGTTTCGATGGTGTTAAGAGATTGTGCCACATCAGAGGGAAACTGAGAAAGAAG GTCTGGATAAATACCTCAGACATTATATTGGTTGGTCTACGGGACTACCag GATAATAAAGCTGATGTAATCTTAAAATACAATGCAGatgaggctagaagtctgaaggCATATGGCGAGCTTCCAGAACATG ctaaaatcaatgaaactgatACATTTGGTCCTGGAGATGATGATGAAATCCAGTTTGATGACATCGGAGATGATGATGAAGACATTGATGAT atctAA